In a genomic window of Desulfovibrio sp. JC022:
- a CDS encoding pirin family protein: MRREIKQIFYGEPVHEGAGVKLHRAFGYFEASLFDPFLMLDDFRSDNPEDYLKGFPWHPHRGIETITYLLKGDVEHGDSLGNTAVTKAGSVQWMTAGSGIIHQEMPKGDDDGSMHGFQLWANLSSENKMIDPEYREIQSEEIPVVKREDGSSIKVIAGKVDHIQGPARGIGIDPQYLDVTVPAGLEFIHPTTRGYTAFIYVTAGKGTVNGQKVENRSLVLFEDGDELAINAGETPLSFLLLAGKPINEMIYWRGPIVMHTAEELKKAFQEYEEGSFIKHPKP, from the coding sequence ATGCGGCGAGAGATAAAACAGATATTCTATGGCGAACCTGTTCATGAAGGTGCCGGGGTAAAACTGCACCGGGCCTTCGGCTATTTTGAAGCCTCCCTTTTCGACCCTTTCCTCATGCTCGACGACTTCCGTTCGGACAATCCCGAAGATTATTTAAAAGGATTCCCGTGGCATCCACACCGGGGCATTGAAACCATCACCTACCTATTAAAAGGAGATGTGGAACACGGGGACAGCCTCGGCAATACAGCTGTAACCAAGGCTGGAAGTGTGCAATGGATGACCGCAGGCAGTGGAATAATCCATCAGGAAATGCCCAAAGGAGACGATGACGGCTCCATGCACGGATTCCAGCTCTGGGCAAATTTAAGTTCCGAAAACAAAATGATTGATCCCGAATACCGAGAAATCCAATCCGAAGAAATCCCGGTTGTTAAGCGCGAAGACGGCAGCAGCATCAAGGTAATTGCCGGAAAAGTAGACCATATCCAAGGCCCGGCAAGAGGAATCGGCATAGATCCGCAATATCTGGACGTGACCGTTCCCGCAGGGCTTGAATTTATCCATCCCACCACACGCGGCTACACCGCATTCATTTACGTTACCGCAGGAAAAGGAACCGTTAATGGACAAAAAGTAGAAAACCGCTCGCTGGTTCTCTTTGAAGATGGAGATGAACTGGCGATCAATGCAGGCGAAACCCCGCTCAGTTTCCTGTTGCTGGCCGGGAAGCCCATTAATGAGATGATCTACTGGCGCGGCCCCATTGTCATGCATACCGCAGAAGAGCTGAAAAAAGCTTTTCAGGAGTATGAGGAAGGGAGTTTCATTAAGCACCCAAAACCATAA
- a CDS encoding OFA family MFS transporter, whose protein sequence is MSETKVMNRWFAVAGAVLMQLALGAIYAWSVFTPSLIEAGWSKFQTQVVFSIGLVSFAISMVWAGKKLAKWGPMKLSFLSALVLGAGYALAGLVGGTNFTALCLFIGLIGGAGIGLGYVVPIAVGMRWFPDKKGFITGLAVAGFGFGAMAWVKLAGAWGNLIGTIGLSSTFSLYGLLFCLMIAAGGFWMRFPPEGWAPEGYHPETNADAASDAEEENFSTAEMLKTPQFFLIFATFTFSAAAGLMSIGLMKLYPMEALQASGHSVAEASAIAGTAMAVFFSLANGLGRIIWGTLSDKLGRKRSILLMTAIQGATLLAFTSMAGNTFLLYVGATIIGFNFGGNFALFPTITADTFGTKSVGQNYPYIFLAYGAGGIGGPMLGGVLGDMGNFPLAFTICGVCCFIGAAAIFMLKKPHRSLNASPETTG, encoded by the coding sequence ATGAGCGAAACAAAAGTAATGAACAGATGGTTTGCCGTAGCAGGAGCGGTGCTCATGCAATTGGCTCTGGGCGCAATCTACGCATGGTCGGTATTCACCCCCTCACTCATTGAGGCCGGATGGAGCAAGTTTCAGACTCAGGTTGTTTTTTCCATCGGGCTGGTCAGTTTTGCTATTTCCATGGTCTGGGCCGGAAAAAAACTTGCCAAGTGGGGGCCCATGAAACTTTCCTTTCTCAGTGCTCTCGTACTGGGAGCGGGTTATGCCCTTGCCGGGCTTGTGGGCGGAACAAACTTTACCGCCCTTTGTCTGTTCATCGGTCTCATCGGTGGTGCCGGGATCGGCCTCGGCTACGTGGTTCCCATTGCCGTGGGCATGCGCTGGTTTCCCGATAAAAAAGGATTCATCACCGGATTGGCTGTTGCCGGGTTCGGCTTCGGGGCCATGGCCTGGGTCAAGCTGGCCGGGGCATGGGGTAACCTGATCGGAACAATCGGTCTTTCTTCCACCTTTTCACTTTACGGCCTGCTCTTCTGTTTGATGATCGCAGCGGGCGGATTCTGGATGCGCTTTCCCCCGGAAGGCTGGGCACCCGAAGGCTACCATCCTGAAACAAACGCTGATGCAGCAAGTGATGCTGAAGAGGAAAACTTCAGCACAGCCGAAATGCTCAAAACTCCGCAATTCTTTCTCATTTTTGCCACTTTCACCTTCAGTGCCGCAGCCGGACTCATGTCCATCGGGCTGATGAAACTCTACCCCATGGAAGCCTTGCAGGCATCCGGTCACAGCGTAGCAGAAGCCAGTGCCATAGCCGGAACCGCCATGGCTGTCTTTTTCAGCCTCGCCAACGGGCTGGGTCGTATCATCTGGGGAACCTTAAGTGACAAGCTGGGCCGCAAACGTTCCATCCTGCTCATGACCGCCATTCAGGGCGCAACCCTGCTGGCATTTACCTCCATGGCCGGGAACACCTTCCTGCTCTACGTGGGAGCGACCATCATCGGCTTCAACTTCGGCGGCAACTTCGCCCTCTTCCCAACCATCACAGCCGACACCTTCGGTACCAAGAGCGTGGGCCAGAATTATCCCTACATATTCCTCGCTTACGGAGCAGGCGGCATCGGCGGCCCCATGCTCGGAGGAGTACTCGGCGATATGGGTAACTTCCCGCTGGCCTTCACCATCTGCGGTGTATGCTGCTTCATCGGAGCAGCGGCAATATTCATGCTCAAAAAGCCCCACCGGAGCTTAAACGCCAGCCCGGAGACAACCGGCTAG
- a CDS encoding DNA-3-methyladenine glycosylase I: MPKSRCQWAKHELEIAYHDTEWGVPLHDDQGHFEFLILEGAQAGLSWLTVLKKRENYRAAFADFDPEIVARFTEEDLERLRQNEGIIRNKLKINSAVRNARAFLDIQREFGSFDSYIWQFTEGQTIQNNWKSPEEVPAKTKEAEAMSKDLKKRGFNFVGPTICYAYMQATGMVNDHLVSCFRHKDLLDAG, encoded by the coding sequence ATGCCGAAATCCCGCTGCCAATGGGCAAAACACGAACTCGAAATAGCCTATCACGACACAGAATGGGGAGTCCCTCTGCATGACGATCAGGGCCACTTTGAATTTCTCATTCTGGAAGGCGCGCAGGCCGGACTCTCATGGCTGACAGTGCTTAAGAAACGGGAAAATTACCGCGCAGCCTTTGCTGATTTCGATCCTGAAATCGTTGCCCGCTTCACCGAAGAGGATCTTGAACGGTTGCGTCAAAACGAGGGAATCATCCGCAACAAGCTCAAAATCAACTCGGCTGTGCGCAATGCCCGTGCCTTTCTGGATATTCAAAGAGAATTCGGCAGCTTTGACAGCTACATCTGGCAGTTCACTGAAGGTCAGACAATTCAGAACAATTGGAAATCACCTGAAGAGGTCCCTGCCAAAACAAAAGAAGCGGAAGCCATGAGCAAGGATTTAAAAAAAAGAGGATTCAATTTCGTGGGACCGACAATCTGCTACGCCTACATGCAGGCAACCGGAATGGTTAACGATCATCTGGTCAGTTGCTTTCGGCACAAAGACCTGCTCGATGCTGGATAA
- a CDS encoding TIGR03960 family B12-binding radical SAM protein: MKKLLPLLPRPTRYLGSEWGSVHKDPAKVKAHIAIGFPDLYEIGMSYLGQKILYEIVNQHEDFYAERAYTPCEETAEIMREHGELLATLESDTPLKDVDALGISLTHELCYTNVLFMLDLSGIPFKSADRDDSCPLVIGGGGACFNAEPVADFFDVIMLGDGEESIVKVMEIIAECKEQGQGRKARLEKLAELPGIYIPEFFDPENPGDFFVEKAVVEDFEPIPFPKEQILPYGQVVHDRLTMEIARGCTRGCRFCQAGIIYRPVRERTPETLTKVLMEGLEETGYEETSFLSLSTGDYSALDTLFAQSFDNCAAEQISISLPSLRVGSLSEPIMERIATIRRTGATLAPEAGSQRMRDVINKGITEEALLDHALMLYENGWQNIKLYFMIGLPTETFEDLDAIVDLCVKVRDVAGRHIKKLNITAAVSPFVPKPHTPFQWERQISLEEIGESLDYMREKFSKQKRINMKSHIPRMTFLEGIFSRGDRRLAPVVERVYEKGALFSSWKDHFKLEPFLEAMEEEGLDPLEFTGAREHDARLPWDHLSAGVSKRFLLAELKRGISEKITGDCRYEECRNCGVCNFDGRKSLLEKQAETMDLRPKMVFESRDQTGDVPDFVQEEKPDLGIKGSHFRLWYTKTGTSAYLSQLDLQPVIERAMRRAELPLTFSQGFHPMPRMSFGRALPVGVESMKEWMNIMLRTEIGAQDLVDRLNKQMPIGMKIVGADPLSLSKKQAHPEVEDLTLIFTCSDEEAQDKMDRMREYAQSDEYIVSHTTKKKVKEKNIRPMLVKFEEINERTLKMTFDWTTLYMSPVKMIAAICPGTTLLDFDLIKTDQRFE, translated from the coding sequence TTGAAAAAGCTGCTTCCTCTTTTGCCCCGTCCTACCCGTTATCTGGGTTCGGAATGGGGTTCCGTCCACAAGGACCCCGCTAAGGTCAAGGCGCATATCGCCATCGGTTTTCCCGATCTTTATGAAATTGGTATGTCCTACCTTGGACAGAAAATTCTTTATGAGATCGTCAACCAGCATGAAGATTTCTACGCCGAGCGTGCCTACACTCCCTGCGAAGAAACAGCCGAAATCATGCGTGAACACGGCGAACTGCTGGCTACCCTTGAAAGCGACACCCCGCTGAAAGATGTGGACGCGCTGGGCATCAGCCTGACCCATGAGCTGTGCTACACTAATGTGCTCTTCATGCTCGACCTTTCCGGTATACCGTTCAAATCCGCGGACCGCGACGATTCATGTCCGCTGGTCATCGGCGGTGGCGGAGCCTGCTTCAACGCTGAACCTGTAGCTGATTTCTTTGATGTAATCATGCTCGGTGACGGTGAAGAATCAATCGTCAAAGTCATGGAAATCATTGCCGAGTGCAAAGAGCAGGGCCAAGGCCGTAAAGCGCGCCTTGAAAAACTTGCAGAGCTGCCCGGAATTTACATTCCTGAATTTTTCGATCCTGAGAATCCCGGCGATTTCTTTGTGGAAAAAGCGGTGGTGGAAGATTTCGAACCTATCCCCTTTCCCAAAGAACAGATCCTCCCTTACGGTCAGGTTGTCCATGACCGTCTGACCATGGAAATTGCCCGTGGCTGCACACGCGGCTGCCGTTTCTGTCAGGCCGGGATCATTTATCGCCCAGTCCGCGAACGTACCCCGGAAACCCTGACCAAAGTCCTCATGGAAGGGCTTGAGGAAACCGGATACGAAGAGACCTCTTTTCTCTCACTCAGTACCGGAGATTACTCCGCACTGGATACTCTCTTCGCCCAGTCCTTCGATAACTGCGCAGCCGAGCAGATCTCAATTTCACTGCCTTCCCTGCGTGTCGGTTCCCTTTCTGAACCGATCATGGAGCGTATCGCCACCATCCGTCGCACCGGTGCAACCCTTGCACCCGAAGCCGGAAGCCAGCGCATGCGTGATGTCATCAACAAAGGCATCACCGAAGAAGCTCTGCTGGACCACGCGCTCATGCTTTATGAAAACGGATGGCAGAACATCAAACTCTATTTCATGATCGGTCTGCCCACCGAAACTTTCGAAGACCTTGATGCCATTGTTGATCTTTGCGTCAAAGTTCGCGACGTGGCTGGCAGGCACATTAAGAAGCTGAACATTACCGCTGCGGTTTCGCCTTTCGTGCCCAAGCCGCATACCCCCTTCCAGTGGGAACGCCAGATTTCACTTGAGGAAATCGGAGAAAGTCTGGACTACATGCGCGAAAAATTCAGCAAACAGAAACGCATCAATATGAAATCCCACATCCCGCGCATGACCTTCCTCGAAGGAATTTTCTCCCGCGGTGACCGTAGACTCGCCCCTGTAGTTGAACGGGTTTACGAAAAAGGTGCCCTCTTCTCCAGTTGGAAGGACCACTTCAAACTGGAGCCTTTCCTTGAGGCCATGGAAGAAGAAGGACTTGATCCTCTTGAATTTACCGGAGCACGGGAACACGATGCCCGTTTGCCATGGGATCACCTCTCTGCCGGAGTCAGCAAACGATTCCTGCTCGCGGAACTGAAGCGCGGTATTTCTGAGAAGATTACCGGAGACTGCCGTTACGAAGAATGCCGCAACTGTGGAGTCTGTAACTTTGACGGACGCAAATCTCTACTTGAAAAGCAGGCTGAAACAATGGACCTGCGTCCCAAAATGGTATTTGAAAGCCGCGACCAGACCGGGGATGTTCCTGATTTCGTACAAGAAGAAAAACCGGACCTCGGCATAAAAGGTAGCCACTTCAGGCTCTGGTACACCAAAACCGGAACTTCGGCCTACCTTTCGCAGCTTGACCTGCAACCGGTCATTGAACGCGCCATGCGCCGGGCCGAACTGCCGCTGACCTTCTCGCAGGGATTCCACCCCATGCCGCGTATGTCCTTCGGGCGTGCACTGCCTGTTGGCGTGGAAAGCATGAAAGAATGGATGAACATCATGCTGCGCACAGAAATCGGAGCACAGGATCTGGTGGACCGCCTCAACAAACAAATGCCCATAGGCATGAAAATTGTGGGTGCTGACCCGCTAAGTCTGTCCAAAAAGCAAGCCCACCCGGAAGTGGAAGATTTAACCCTGATCTTCACCTGTTCCGATGAAGAAGCACAAGACAAAATGGACCGCATGCGCGAATATGCCCAGTCGGATGAATACATTGTTTCCCACACCACCAAGAAAAAGGTGAAGGAAAAAAACATCCGCCCCATGCTGGTCAAATTCGAAGAAATAAATGAACGGACCCTGAAGATGACCTTTGACTGGACAACATTATATATGAGTCCGGTCAAGATGATCGCCGCCATCTGTCCCGGCACAACGCTGCTGGACTTTGATCTGATTAAGACGGATCAGCGGTTTGAGTAA
- a CDS encoding ABC transporter substrate-binding protein, translating into MKRLLLFLALVAILSLGLAGCSAEKKEEAPAKKETTETAPAAAGKTLKLAMDADPVSLDPHVQLSGGMLQYSHMVFDPLVRWAKDGSFEPRLAESWERIDDKTMRFHLRKGVKFHSGNPFTAEDVVWTINRLKTSADYKGLFEPFLPAKAVDANTVDVITKEPYGLLLNMATYIFPMDSKFYSGKDESGQPKDAIVKTGPSFANVNESGTGKYTVAEREQGVRVVFKAFPEYWDKAGNVDTIILTPIKNDATRVAALLSGDVDFIMPVPPQDLKRVKSTEGLQLVTMSGSRIITFQLNQKRQKPFQNPKVRQAIVYATDNTGIVNKVMKGFATVACQQGPEGFAGYNAELKPRYDLEKAKQLMKEAGYENGFECTMIAPNNRYVNDEKIAEAFVSMLGKIGIKVNLKTMPKAQYWDQFDAQVADIQMIGWHPDTEDSANYTEFLLMCINKETGYGQYNSGNYCNQEVDSLVIGSQTETDLTKRNAMLQKVEKILYDEAAFVPLHWQNLSWASKTGMNTEEICNVQNFPYFGDLVIK; encoded by the coding sequence ATGAAACGTTTATTACTGTTTCTTGCGCTTGTTGCTATTCTGAGTCTCGGACTTGCCGGATGCAGCGCGGAAAAAAAAGAAGAGGCCCCAGCCAAAAAGGAAACTACTGAAACAGCTCCCGCTGCTGCCGGTAAAACCCTTAAACTGGCTATGGATGCCGACCCTGTCTCTCTCGACCCTCATGTGCAGCTTTCCGGTGGTATGCTTCAATACTCCCACATGGTTTTCGATCCTCTTGTACGCTGGGCCAAAGACGGTTCCTTCGAACCCCGCCTTGCTGAATCATGGGAACGTATCGATGACAAAACCATGCGCTTTCACCTGCGCAAAGGTGTAAAATTTCACTCCGGCAATCCCTTCACCGCTGAAGACGTTGTCTGGACCATCAACCGCCTTAAAACAAGTGCCGACTACAAGGGTCTGTTCGAACCCTTCCTGCCTGCAAAAGCAGTTGACGCCAACACCGTTGATGTCATCACCAAAGAGCCTTACGGCCTGCTTCTGAACATGGCAACCTACATCTTCCCCATGGACAGCAAGTTCTACTCCGGTAAAGACGAATCCGGCCAGCCTAAAGACGCTATCGTCAAGACCGGTCCTTCCTTTGCCAACGTGAACGAGTCCGGTACCGGTAAATACACTGTTGCTGAACGTGAACAGGGCGTCCGTGTCGTCTTCAAAGCTTTCCCCGAATACTGGGATAAAGCAGGTAACGTAGACACCATCATCCTGACCCCCATTAAAAACGACGCTACCCGCGTGGCAGCACTGCTTTCCGGCGATGTTGATTTCATCATGCCCGTTCCCCCGCAGGACCTGAAGCGTGTTAAATCCACCGAAGGCCTCCAGCTGGTAACCATGTCCGGTTCCCGCATCATCACCTTCCAGCTGAACCAGAAACGCCAGAAGCCTTTCCAGAACCCCAAAGTTCGTCAGGCCATCGTATACGCTACTGATAACACCGGTATCGTTAATAAAGTAATGAAAGGCTTCGCTACTGTTGCCTGCCAGCAGGGCCCCGAAGGTTTCGCAGGTTACAATGCTGAACTCAAACCCCGCTACGACCTTGAAAAAGCTAAACAGCTCATGAAGGAAGCAGGCTACGAAAACGGTTTCGAGTGCACCATGATCGCACCCAACAACCGCTACGTTAACGATGAAAAAATCGCGGAAGCATTTGTTTCCATGCTCGGCAAAATCGGCATCAAGGTTAACCTGAAGACCATGCCTAAAGCCCAGTACTGGGATCAGTTCGACGCACAGGTTGCAGACATCCAGATGATCGGCTGGCATCCTGACACCGAAGATTCCGCTAACTACACTGAGTTCCTGCTCATGTGCATCAACAAGGAAACCGGTTACGGCCAGTACAACAGCGGTAACTACTGCAACCAGGAAGTTGATTCCCTCGTGATCGGCTCCCAGACTGAAACCGACCTGACCAAGCGCAACGCAATGCTCCAGAAAGTAGAAAAAATTCTCTACGACGAAGCTGCATTCGTACCCCTGCACTGGCAGAACCTGTCCTGGGCTTCCAAGACTGGTATGAATACCGAAGAGATTTGCAACGTTCAGAACTTCCCCTACTTCGGCGATCTCGTCATCAAGTAG
- a CDS encoding ABC transporter permease, whose protein sequence is MFAFIVRRIAQAIIVMLIISFIGFAIKQSFGDPVREITGVSVSAAEREKIRDELGLNDPFMVQFGRFMQGAVKGDIGRSFFYKKSALEVILSKAPATLELVMCSALIIVIFSIPLGIYSAIRPKALFSRFVMGGSIVGVSIPVFLTAILMIYIFSVELHWLPSYGRGETVNIGGWRTGFLTVDGWRHLIMPSIALSSIMLPLFIRLIRSEMMEVLENDYIKYAWAKGLMPKRVWIVHAFKNTLLPVITVGGVQLGTMIAFTILTETVFQWQGMGFMFIEAVERGDAPLMVAYLVVVGLIFVVVNTVVDVIYGLVNPQVRITGQK, encoded by the coding sequence ATGTTTGCTTTTATAGTCCGAAGGATCGCGCAGGCGATCATTGTAATGCTGATTATCAGCTTCATCGGCTTTGCCATCAAGCAGAGCTTCGGTGACCCGGTGCGCGAGATTACGGGAGTTTCCGTATCTGCTGCTGAAAGGGAAAAAATCAGGGACGAACTGGGACTCAATGATCCGTTCATGGTCCAGTTCGGCCGCTTCATGCAGGGAGCGGTCAAGGGCGATATCGGAAGATCATTCTTCTACAAAAAATCCGCTCTCGAAGTAATCCTGAGCAAGGCTCCCGCCACCCTTGAACTGGTTATGTGTTCCGCCCTGATCATCGTAATTTTTTCCATACCGCTGGGCATTTATTCCGCTATCAGGCCAAAAGCCCTGTTCTCGCGGTTTGTCATGGGCGGGTCCATTGTCGGGGTATCCATCCCGGTATTCCTGACCGCCATTCTCATGATTTATATTTTTTCGGTGGAGCTGCACTGGCTTCCATCTTACGGCCGTGGGGAAACAGTTAATATCGGCGGCTGGCGCACAGGATTTTTAACTGTAGACGGCTGGCGGCATCTGATTATGCCTTCCATCGCACTCTCTTCCATCATGCTCCCGCTTTTTATTCGGCTCATCCGTTCCGAAATGATGGAAGTCCTTGAAAACGACTACATCAAATATGCTTGGGCCAAAGGCTTGATGCCCAAACGGGTCTGGATAGTTCACGCCTTCAAGAACACCCTGCTCCCGGTTATCACCGTGGGAGGTGTACAGCTTGGAACAATGATCGCCTTCACCATCCTCACTGAGACAGTATTCCAGTGGCAGGGAATGGGCTTCATGTTCATTGAGGCTGTGGAACGCGGCGATGCTCCGCTTATGGTGGCCTACCTCGTTGTGGTTGGACTCATCTTTGTTGTTGTTAACACGGTGGTTGACGTAATCTACGGACTGGTCAACCCGCAAGTCAGAATAACGGGGCAAAAATAA
- a CDS encoding ABC transporter permease translates to MKTRSRWQRFKESYFLHDFLHDKVALTSFIILAVLLFMGFAAPLIAPFNPYDANNINIMDAEIPPSWLPGGNSAFLMGTDAQGRDLFSTMLYGMRVSLIIGFGAVALQAFLGIMTGLVAGFMGKRVESILMRIADVQLSFSTYMVAIFISAIFQAAFGVAKYEEIAVPLLILIIGFAEWPQYARTVRASVLAEKKKEYVEAARVIGLSQTRIMWRHVLPNTLSPVFVISTIQVANAIMSEAALSFVGLGMPVTQPSLGSLINVGFEYIFSGSWWITMFPGIILVVLILVINLLGDWLRDFLNPKLYKG, encoded by the coding sequence ATGAAAACCAGATCACGCTGGCAGAGATTCAAAGAATCATATTTTCTGCACGACTTTCTGCACGACAAAGTTGCCCTAACAAGCTTCATTATTCTGGCCGTGCTTTTGTTCATGGGTTTTGCAGCACCGCTTATCGCGCCTTTCAACCCATATGATGCCAATAACATCAACATCATGGACGCGGAAATTCCGCCCTCATGGCTCCCCGGCGGCAACAGTGCTTTTCTGATGGGAACCGACGCACAGGGCCGCGACCTTTTTTCCACCATGCTTTACGGCATGCGCGTTTCCCTGATCATCGGGTTCGGTGCTGTAGCCTTGCAGGCTTTCCTCGGCATCATGACCGGACTTGTTGCCGGATTCATGGGCAAAAGGGTGGAATCCATCCTCATGCGTATTGCCGACGTGCAGCTGTCCTTTTCAACTTATATGGTTGCGATCTTTATCTCAGCCATTTTTCAGGCCGCCTTCGGGGTCGCCAAATATGAAGAGATTGCGGTTCCGCTGTTGATCCTGATCATCGGTTTTGCTGAATGGCCGCAGTACGCCCGTACTGTGCGCGCCTCAGTGCTGGCGGAGAAGAAAAAAGAATACGTGGAAGCGGCAAGGGTTATCGGCCTTTCCCAAACCCGGATCATGTGGCGGCACGTACTGCCCAACACTCTTTCTCCGGTCTTTGTTATCTCCACCATTCAGGTGGCCAACGCCATCATGAGTGAAGCTGCGCTATCCTTTGTGGGACTGGGCATGCCAGTGACCCAGCCATCGCTGGGATCACTGATCAACGTGGGATTCGAGTACATTTTCAGCGGATCATGGTGGATCACCATGTTCCCCGGCATAATACTCGTTGTACTCATTCTGGTCATCAACCTGCTCGGCGACTGGCTCAGGGACTTTCTCAACCCGAAACTGTACAAGGGATAA
- a CDS encoding ABC transporter ATP-binding protein, with translation MQPLLDVKNLSVEFALRQGPLEAVRNVSFTLNKGERLGLVGESGAGKSVTGFSIINLISKPGRISNGSIMFEGQDLAKMPFDKMRGIRGNRISMIFQDPMMTLNPVLTVGTQMIETVLAHMDVTRKEAEEIALEKLRKVYIPSPRKRLDQYPHEFSGGMRQRIVIAISLLTDPALIIADEPTTALDVTIQAEIMDLLLELCETDNMGLILITHDLAVVSEVTQRIAVMYAGGIVETGSTREVTQTPGHPYTQGLIAALPQSGGAGDRLTQIPGAMPSLMHMPGGCPFHPRCSHCTDICKQELPALKKNKSGILVACHHADKV, from the coding sequence ATGCAGCCACTTCTTGATGTTAAGAATTTAAGTGTCGAGTTCGCATTGCGCCAAGGCCCCCTTGAGGCAGTCCGCAATGTAAGCTTTACTCTCAATAAAGGTGAAAGACTTGGTCTGGTAGGTGAATCAGGTGCAGGTAAATCCGTAACCGGATTCTCCATCATCAACCTGATTTCCAAGCCCGGACGTATATCAAACGGTTCAATTATGTTCGAAGGGCAGGATCTCGCGAAAATGCCTTTTGATAAAATGCGCGGCATTCGCGGGAACCGTATTTCCATGATCTTTCAGGATCCCATGATGACCCTGAACCCGGTGCTGACTGTCGGGACCCAGATGATCGAAACCGTGCTGGCTCATATGGACGTCACCCGCAAGGAAGCTGAAGAAATTGCGCTGGAAAAACTGCGCAAAGTCTACATCCCTTCCCCGCGCAAACGTCTGGATCAGTATCCGCATGAATTCTCAGGCGGCATGCGCCAGCGTATCGTCATCGCCATTTCGCTTTTGACCGATCCGGCCCTGATCATTGCCGATGAACCGACCACCGCGCTGGACGTAACCATTCAGGCTGAGATCATGGACCTGCTGCTGGAGCTCTGTGAAACCGACAACATGGGGCTGATCCTGATCACCCATGACCTCGCGGTTGTATCGGAAGTCACCCAGCGAATCGCGGTCATGTATGCAGGCGGGATTGTGGAAACAGGTTCCACCCGTGAAGTGACACAGACTCCGGGCCATCCCTATACTCAGGGACTCATCGCCGCCCTGCCCCAGTCCGGCGGCGCGGGTGATCGCTTGACCCAGATTCCCGGAGCCATGCCTTCACTCATGCACATGCCCGGCGGCTGTCCCTTCCACCCCAGATGCTCGCATTGTACGGACATCTGCAAACAGGAACTCCCCGCGCTGAAAAAAAACAAATCCGGTATCCTGGTGGCCTGCCATCATGCCGACAAAGTATAG
- a CDS encoding ABC transporter ATP-binding protein translates to MQTDSLVKIKNLVKHFDISGGLLDQLQMENGRIARKRTIVKAVNNVSFEIRKGETLSVVGESGCGKSTLARTVMGLYPPNSGEVIYGGERIDNLPHGQMLPYRTKMQMVFQDPYASLNPRMTVRQIIEEPIYFHNKGISRGDAKNKLHEVMRSVGMDPEWAGNYPHEFSGGQRQRISIARALAVEPEFIVADEPIAALDVSIQAQILNLLMDAQQERNLTYLFISHDLSVVEHISTRVAVMYLGSLCELGTAKEIFARPQHPYTKALLSAIPTLGGEKKKHIHLSGDVPTPINLPTGCVFHGRCTHANDRCREEIPRARTLENETLCACHAVEEGRL, encoded by the coding sequence ATGCAAACCGATTCCCTCGTAAAAATAAAAAATCTGGTCAAGCACTTCGACATTTCCGGCGGGTTGCTCGACCAGCTGCAAATGGAAAACGGACGCATCGCACGCAAGCGCACCATCGTCAAAGCTGTCAACAACGTCAGCTTTGAAATCCGGAAAGGTGAAACATTAAGCGTGGTCGGCGAATCCGGTTGCGGTAAATCAACCCTTGCAAGAACCGTTATGGGCCTTTATCCGCCCAACTCCGGTGAAGTTATTTATGGTGGTGAGCGGATAGACAACCTGCCCCACGGACAGATGCTTCCCTACCGCACAAAGATGCAGATGGTCTTTCAGGACCCCTACGCCTCACTGAACCCGCGCATGACCGTGCGCCAGATCATTGAGGAACCCATCTACTTTCACAACAAGGGTATCTCAAGAGGCGATGCAAAGAATAAACTGCATGAAGTCATGCGCAGTGTAGGAATGGACCCGGAATGGGCCGGCAACTACCCCCATGAATTCTCCGGCGGACAACGGCAGCGCATCAGTATTGCCCGCGCTCTGGCTGTTGAACCGGAATTCATCGTGGCAGACGAACCCATTGCCGCGCTGGACGTTTCCATTCAGGCCCAGATCCTGAACCTGCTCATGGATGCGCAACAAGAACGCAATCTGACCTATTTGTTCATCAGTCATGATTTGTCCGTTGTTGAGCATATATCCACCCGTGTGGCGGTAATGTATCTGGGCAGTCTTTGTGAACTGGGTACCGCCAAAGAAATCTTTGCCCGTCCGCAGCATCCTTATACAAAGGCACTGCTCTCGGCCATCCCGACCCTTGGCGGAGAAAAGAAAAAGCACATCCACCTTTCCGGTGACGTGCCAACTCCCATCAACCTGCCCACAGGATGTGTATTCCATGGCCGTTGTACTCATGCCAATGACCGCTGCCGGGAAGAAATTCCCCGTGCGCGTACTCTGGAAAATGAAACCCTCTGCGCATGCCACGCAGTAGAGGAAGGAAGATTGTAA